The DNA region AGCATATTATAACTATAGTAGGAAAGAAAGTATTATCCTAGCCCATTTTAAGTATTAGCTTTCATTTGTAAACTTAAGATGAAAGACTTTTTGCCTAGACCAGTTGGGAATGTTTCAAAGGCactagtaaagaaaagaaaatgaaaaaataaccaTACAACGTTCCAACTGCTTTGGACTGGGCTGTTGCAGTGGCGCTTTTCAAATGCTAAGCTAACTTCATCAGAACACTTAATTTTTCAGAATCTTCTGGATTACAAACAATCTTTTCCTATACAAGTCCAGTTAGAAAAAAAGGAATCTGCAGATTACACTACAGTCTGTGACAGATATTACTCACCTATAAATGTCAGCAGGAGTCCTGATTGTAGGCAGCTCTTGAGCAGAATGACCACTTCCAGCGTTGTTCTTTCGTTTACGTttggcttcttctttcttttcactgAATTTTAAAGTGGTATTTTTTCCAGTATTTATTCGAACCTAAAAATttcacaacaaaaaaattaaaaatctcttgGGAAATTAAATCAaggaccaaaataaaatataaattctataatTAAAGAAGTAATAGTTAAAAGATATAGAGCTAAAATTCTTCAGTACTGAAATAATATGCATTATCAGGTAGGGTAAAGAAGTCCTTATCATATTTCTATAatgctaaaaattatattttctttagtgatTTATTGTAGTCgtgtctttattattatatagaaAGCAAAAAACATTTAAACTAAATGCTAGATTTATCTTAAACTTCACTTCACCTCACTCCATTACTTTGGTATAAGTTTTAGACTTAAATCATACATTTCAAAACAAAGGCAcaattaaccaaaagaaaaattcagtaaGACTATAACATTTAAGCCATAAAGTAATATCAGATAATGTTTAAGtattccaaaaatttttaaacatttttaattttagaaactgAAGGTCTGAACACTAAAAACTAATCCTGTTCAGGATTATAATACTTAGCATTAAGGCCACATTTTCTATGTTAGTAACTGTTCTTTCCCATAACATTCctacaaatattatttattcttcctgtttcatctaaatggaaataagaaaacttaaaagcATCACAAAACTTTTTTCTAGCTAATCATTCCTGTCAAATTTTCCCAAAGAATACCAATGATCCCTTTAGTCTGATGTATTAGaatatgtgagtgtgtatatgtgtgtaaatcatgcgcacgcacacacacagacacacacatatatataattatttcacttCCTATTAGAACAAGGATAACTTAAGAAACCTAAAGTGTATGAAGTATGGTTATTCATCACAGGCACTTAACAATGAACCATAATTCTGAACTCTGAAAAGGAAAACTACATGTCAAGCATATTATAACTATAGTAGGAAAGACtttttgcaagattttttttacaGGCATGCAAGTACCATGGGTCAAAGGCACATTTGATTTATTACCATCTCTATGTCTTGTAGACCTGAAGATTTCCTGAATTAGAAAGATGAATTCCTGGAGGTACGTTATACACTACATGGGCACAGAGAGGGCAGAGGTATACTTAAGGTATCCCATGCTTCCTTCAACCAAAGTCAGCCTGCTTTGATctattttaaatactgaaattctacaaaaattatggaagaaataaaaaggctttTGATACAAAAGATAAATCTGAAAACCTGGattaaaagatctctacaatcaTCCCCAGCTCTTAAATGCCCATATTCTAAACACATCATATACAGATGTTTATATTTGTTAGAAAAGGAAGAATTGACTTTCTcctaaatttttcctttttgtccatGATGTTCTTATTCATTGATTGctgacacagaaaacaaaaacctgacataatagaaaattaaactaATATAGTCCCTCCCAACATACTAAACATACCAAAATGCCCACAATATAATTAACTACAGAGTTCTTAAGAAAACTCTCTATAGTAAGGACAGGTGGAGCCACCGTAGCTTCAATTTAAATATGACTCCCTTCCAGATCCCAGCTCAAATTACATTGTGGCTTCTCTGAACTATGGACCAATACTAGCTAACTAATTAgaataccccccccccctttttttttcttttaagatacaTTGGTCAGATTAAGAGGCAAAGATGATTTTCCTATTTGGCAGTATCAATATTCATCACTGCtacttttctcttaaaaaatatcatAGATGGTATTTAATgttcaaattaaatgaaaaattagtaaagttaaaaaaatacaaaccctCTTAGGTTCAACagtatgagaaaaatatattgttGGTACAGAATTATCTCCAATCCCTAAAGCATTATggtcattttcattataaccaTCATCACTGTTGTCTTCATCATATTCTTCATTACTGTGACAAGAACTTGAACCATTTACTGAACAGTTCAACTGACTATTCACTTGTCCATTGAATTGTTCTGAATGTGTAACATCCTTATGATAACTGCTGGGAGTAAGGGAGTTTGTTTCTTGATGTATCACATTCACATTTGTGTTTtgatcttccttctcctcttcagAAGAGGTTGTGTCTTCTCCATTTGCAATCACAGCATCAGGCTTACTAGtaatagaaaaagagaatattaataaaacaaaaacactagaATTTTACCTATTCGAATTTTCATCTTATTTCAGTGGgttacaagatttttttctttaaatatttattttttagttgtagttggatacaatacctttattttatttatttatttttatgtggtgctgaggattgaacccagtgccttgcacgtgctaggcgagtactctaccactgagccagaaccccagtcCTGGGTTACAAGATTttgaataaagtatttttttaaactagaattctaggttaaaaaaaggataaaaatatttttatgtgaattaaaaaaaattagtttctatgccatttctgtacattgtacTTTTCACACGTAAGTAGAATATAAAGTTTAACTTTATCTTTGAATTTTggccaaaaatataaatatcaatagtACAACAAGAAATTCAAAGAATATGTATTTCTATTAAAGTAGAAGTTAATGCCACATAattgtgtctttattttctttttctatcctcaagatattttaaaataatacaaaaatgtattattgtaattttaagagagaaaatacatatacatatgcacatgaATATACTTACATTTATACAAATGAATATACACTTATCATGCTTCATTCTATAAAGGAGTTGAGgaccttataaaaataacaaaaccaaaaatgcaATAGAACTGAAATAACATCATGCAAAAATAGAAAGAGAATCATGACTAAGAAAATCAGAAGATCCAATACtggttttaaaaagtgaaatagtaCCAGTTAATCAAAAAGACCTAAGAATTTATAGGTGAAATGGTAGGGGCAAAATCTTTTGTGTTTCTTGTCTTATTTTTCACAGAATTACTGCATATGGTACATCATTTAAGCAAAATAGTATAGGAACTTCGGTAGTAGCAGACTTCATTTAGCATTTTGAGAATTCTAAGTAAGTGCTAATGTGTATTACAAATAGCAGTTTAGTAAAGTTTCTCATACATAAAACTACCTGATCAGATTACAAACTGCCTATTCAATAAACAAAAAAGTTTGCAAATGGAAGGCAAGGATAAACACTTAATAATTTCAAGTTAAAATTCAAAGcaaactgttttaattttttagtagttgtagatggacacaatgcctttattttatttgtttatttttatgttgtgctgaggattgaagccagttcctcacacatgctaggcaagtgctctgccactgagctacagcctcagccccaaacttttctttttaaaaagtcaaagataaaacatCTTGGAGTACAGCATAAAAATActtcattaaatttaatatttaatgcatCCATAATTATTAAAAATCGACTGTTATAATTActtcattatacaaaatataggtcaactcttaaaagaagaaaatggagatgTTTTTCTTAAGCGTGTACATGCACATGCATGAGAATGTACATAAGGACACAGTCCTAAAAAAGTACTCtagagaattaatatttatttggggGGGAAAGATTATTGATAATTTATTATACCTTTctgcataaaaacaaatttattttggaaaatttatttattattagataCCTATCAAGTTCACCCAGCAATTCTTCTTGTCTCTCTAGTTCTTCAAGTCGAGCCCACAGTTCCTTATCAGCAAGCAAATTCTCAGATTTTACTTCATTTGCAAAATttgcttcaaaaatatttgaagtttttgGTTTGGAATGAGGTTTATGAGCAATTCGTTGTTtggctattttaaaaaagaaaagacatgagTGTTAACAGTTaatcttaaaaaaacacaaacccagacttagttttgattttttttaagagcaaacGGCCTACTGAGACACAGCGAGTACATGACTTTTACACCCAACAGAGCTATAAGGACGCTTGTCTCTTACAGCCTTGCTACTCAAAATGTAGTCCATGGACCAGCAGCACAGGCATCCTTGGAGAACATTTCAGAAGTGTAGACTCTCATAGTCTCCCAAACCTGCTGAATCATAATCTATATCTCAACAAGGGCCCCAGAGAACATACATGTATATTAAAAGTTGTTAAAGAGCTGCTCCAGAGATTCAAAAAAATGTGTAAGTAGAAACAGTCATGATGCATCCCGGTTATAATGCAAAATTCAACACAAGTAATACTATCCACATATCATCCTAACTTACAGAGAATTTACTTACTAATGCAACAGGTAAAAACCTTGAAAGTGGATACTTTAAACTCAAAGGCATAGCTAAGAATGACTGTCCTAGAAAGAAATGATAGAAGCTAATTTCTAAAAAGTTCCATTATAATTTTACACATAAACATCTCTGCTATTTAAattgcttaattttatttgttaatccTCATCTGAGGGCAGGGGTGAATCCAATCTGAACTTAAACCTATCtgcttttcactttaaaaaagatCTTTCTTAACAGAGCCAGTTGAAGCTTTGAAGAAAGTAATGGGAAATGTAAAGTACTATCTTTTATGAGGTATGATACTACTAGTTGACGTCCAATTCATCATATATTCAAATTTATAGCACTGTTTTCTGAATTTGAAAATATCCAAATTACATTTAATACTTTTCTCTTTATTGATAAAACAGTAATAATGGTTTTTATGTTTCAGACTTGCAGCAAAATTTCTCACTTGTCACTCTAAATAATTTGTCTTTCTGAGCTTTAATAtatgtttcctttatttcaccTTCTAAGGCCACTGCCACTTCCTATTACTTATGATGCCACTTCAGTATAGATATTATGGCTAGTATATGGCCTCTAAAAGTATCTCTACTTGcaactaattaatttttttccagaggaaattaccaaaatataaactctaaaaatcaaaataaatgttaaaagtaacaggattttatttatatatggcagcagaatgcattacaattcttattacagtTTTTTATAGAAGCAAATTATAAACCATTTctgtaatactttaaaaaatttcattattgTAATACTTTACAACCAACAAAAGAGCCACTGCCTTTATAAGAAGTAAACCCAAACATACAACCCATCCCTGGCAAAAGAAAACTATTGGATAAACCTGGGAACAACCTGTGTATTGAAAAACACTGCAGACACCATAAAAGAAATGgctaaaatatactaatattcattcttccttccaaaaaaacagaatctaaagcagcagttttttaaaaggagaaaaactagcaaaagatattttattcttgGCAAAGATAAAAAAACAATTAGAAGCAAATCCATGTTTAGAACTCACATCTTTTATAGGTTTGGGTCATTAGAgaactttgggggggggggggcagggggaagcTACGTGATCCCACCACTTAACAACATCATCCAGAAATCAAGTTCTTAATCAAGTTATTTATTCttatcctttaatttttaaataaaaattcatagataaatagaaaaattttttctcatgtatttaaaaatgtatcttatgCCGAATATCTCACCAAAAAACCTTAAGAATCAACAATATAAATACCtaaataattttacataacaATATCATTGCTTACCTTTAAACTCAAAGtcacttttaatttcttctcttataTCAACAATATCACCTGCAGCctaaaattttaagcaaaagaaaaattatgttaaCAATACAAACCTCTAACACATAAAATTACTATAAAAGCAATCATACCAACTAAGAAAGATGTCTGAAAGCATTTGAAAcatcaattcattcattccttgGTTGTAAGATattacaatacaaaaaaaaaaatttctttgaaaatattttctaaaaaatttgagactaaaaataaatacccACATCACTCATTTTCTGCAAATCTTCTGTGAATTCAACTCTGGATTCAAAATTTTTCATcactttttttaaatcatctattgtttttcttacatctgaaataataaacacaaattttatgtaaaatctgGCATGTTAAGAACTATAGTAACATTTTAACTGTAGTCCTAACACtgcaaataaaatgatttaataataatactttttataagtcatgctttattttcattttaaatagtcTTCTTTAAAGTACAGTCATAATAtggggatttttgttttattttggtttttcgGGGGTGGGAACAGAGAACATATTATTACTGATAAGTTATCAAACATTTTTCTTCGTATTACAGAATACAGAACTAGATTCCAAAACTAGATCACGGGTGCTACTAACTTCCTTCATAACAAACACCTACTTGGATTACCACCCAAAATGCAGTATTTTCACAATAGTTTTGGATAGGTGATTTTTGTCCAGCTAGAAAATAGTACAGATTAAAGTAAgttattttgtttctgaaaagaacatatttctgaattaaataactgaaaatacaccacctatattttattatacattacCAACCattttccaattttaattttaataattacataacaATACTATCTATACCATTTCAATGTCCCCTGAAATGTCACCCTCAGTGAATTTGtttgaagaaaagaaacttaagaaattTCTCTATCCAAATGCAACAAGTAATTTATGAATTTCTGGAATTGAAGTAAGAAATCTCTCTGGTAAGCAGTCAATGGCACCATCCAAAACAGAAGATTTCTAACTATAATTATGGGTTGAACAATATCCTACTTTTATCCTAATACAGAATTTTAAGAACAGGCACTGATAAAGAATAATAGAAGAGTGATGTGATCCATTCTCCCCCAGATGCTCTGTGATTTCCTACTGTTTTACAACAGGCACTCAATCAGTAAGCAGATCAGAAGAGgatgaagaaaaaaagtatacAGTTCCTACTATGTCAATGATGAATGTAGGTCTGGCAAAGGTCTGAGcagttaaaatatcttttaaaagaatgaaaataaggaAGGGCGTTAAAAGTGAAATATCACCACATTGCTTCTCAAACAGTGGCACATTTTGTCTGATACAGCTCTCGTGATATGcaatgctattttaaataaaacacaatcacTTATGCTCTAGCCATGAATGGGTTACAAAAAAAAGACtgcattaacaaaatgaaaattacgGTGTAAACAGTTCATAAAATCTCACAGCCCTGATGTCGCTCTAGATCATTAAATTTCTGCAACAATTAGACCTTTTCTCACGGCAGCAAATTGGACCGGTTGCCATGGCAAATCTGAGCCCTTAAGTCATATATCTTTGATTGCAGAAAGGTCAGACTCAGACAGCCTAATAACTCAAGGAGCTGTTTGACAGATTTCATCCGAGCATGGTCACATAACAGCATAAAACTATGTCGGCAGTTGTTAAAAGCAGGGGGTCAGGGaaaaggttaaggttatggaatGTTTTTGCTTCAGTAAACTCAGTCAGATAATGTGTCTAACCAGCTTTAGATCTAAAGAACATTATTTTAGGTAGGAGGTCAAATCAATAACTTTTTTTCAAGAAgactggaaaatattaaaaatggcagGTAGGTAAGCTAAGTACATTTTTAAAGTCTGGCCACATATAAATACTGTGCAACTCAGCTAAAGGTATCAGAGAAAGCCTTGGGTTGTCAATGTGTAGAGAACAGATTGTTCACTGATGTTGCTATATGCTACAGGAGTTTCTTTCAATCAACTATTGTTGACTTCAAGGAAATTTATCATAAGTCATGCATGTAAGAAAAAGTTGTGTGAATATTCCATTTAAGAAACTGAAGAATGTTTTCAGGAGAGGGTAACTATGAAAAATGAATCTGatttcacatttccttttttaaattcaagaaagCTTTTTCAATTATGCATTAATATAAACCACTATCACACAGTTAGTGAATCAGATCTCAAACTCACATATTTTACTTCAGAAATCTCAAAAATAACTCAAATTGCCAATCACCATTACCATCACATACATTTATACATGAATATACAATATGTCTCTATTAAATATGGTACTGTATCTTTACTTAAATATCTTGGTATGTTCtatgttcaaaaataaaaattagatggatatatagaaaattaaagataagagaaagaaaagtaagcaCCTACAAGGAAAAAACTGTTGCTCAGAATAAAGGTAGAATATAGGCCAATGATAAGCATTTACTTtgattttgaacaaaataaataacaagtaataataaaagtCATATCTATAGGTTGattcaaaagaataataataaaaaaggagaaatggaatAATCTAATTCTATCTCTTCTATTTGGAGATTTAACTTAAATAACCATGCTATACAATTTTTACTAAAGCTTTTTATTCTCTAAGAACTTATTTTAAGAGGTGAAATAGACATGAGTCACTAAAGATGGACATTTAAATAGATACAATCACTTTTAGCATTCCAAACATAGCTCAAAATCTAATTAAGTGAAATTTCAAACCACACTGAAATCACAGTGAATAAGAAACTGTTGAGAGAATAGGAAATAAACTTTGTGAAATGGATAATATCTATGCTAGTTTAATATCACACAAGCATTTTAAGTTTCAATTATTGTAgacaaaagaaactgaagttcaatTGGATCAAAAAGCTGTGAAAATATACAAGAGAAAGTACTCcacacaaatcaaaaaaaaaagtaataatgacaACAACTAAAATTGGAGAAAAAGAATAATCTGGGGGAAGAAgaacaaaatgttatttttcaaacACTGGTTCATTTTAACTAAAATGTAGAAGATAAACTTTACAGGACCTCAAAAATATAGAATTAGATATAGTTTTTAGTTATTTAACTGACAAAATTAGACTACATGTTATTTCTGAAGCAAACAACctattgtttttaaatcttcactAACTCACCATCTAGAATAATCTGTCCAGAACTGGTTGAAATCCTTTGCACTAACAATGAAAAAGGATACTGAAAGCAAATTAACAGTGCAAATTCTAAAGGCcatgtttaaattaaataataataataatgaaaataaaatctcttaagaGCTTAAGCAGAATAATTTTCACCTAAAGATAAATGTTATTCactaaaagcaaatatttagtTATAGTTTGTAGAATTATATgcatttaaaaggaataaaattgtagatgtaataaaaattatttgcaaaagcCTAATAAAAGTTATGAACATCAATCTGAAAAAAGTCTTTGTATCTAGCCATATACTCGAATGTACTGAAGAGCATCAAGCCTGTAAATATAAATCTCTTCTGAATTCTCTGTGACCATTCCATTCTCAACCTCTTTCCTTTTGTGTGCTACAATTTTTAAGTATTCTTTCAACACTTTCAATAGGACGTGCCCCCTGGTGGAAATGTTCGCAAACCTCTGTAAGGATCTCTCCTTAAACCAGCACAAAGGTTTGGACTTTTTGCTTTAAAGATGGCAAACTGAATACATTTGCTTAATACTTACTTCCTCCTCCATATACACATCAGTAAAAtaactgcttaaaaaaaaattaaagacataaatccATAGAGACACATTGACAGGAAAAAGTAACAAACAAGAAAAGTCAACTAAATTTTGGAAACTGAACAGGTGATAACTGACCTTGCACAACAGAAAAAACTGAAACCCAACTGTAGAAGGGAAAAGCTGTAACAAGTGAATTTGGGTTATTTTAGGTTATAGGACCTGGAAAAGGTTACTCACTTGGAAATATTTCTGAGAgaaagtaaacttaaaaaaaaaaaaaatccaaaacccaAACCTCATAAAGCACAGCCAGATGAGTTCCTCTTTTTTGCCTACAGAAGATTTACAACCTAGGGTGGTTTGCAGAATAGTAAGGAAAGCATGAGAACATTTGAAACACCAAGTAATTTGAAGCAAGGGGTGAATAGGAAATGTCTTAGCAAAAACAAGGGAACTAATTCTAGGGAACATAATCTAATTTAAGACTCCTAGCCTGTTCCTAGAATATGAGATTAGAAGATTCTCTTATAGGATGATGATTAACCCCCAAAGGTGCTGATATTTGAAGACTGCTCAATAAGAACATTCAGCTTGCCAGTTAAATCTCTAAAGCAGATCAGTCAAAAGCCTTGCTATGAACACAGAATTTAACCTTGATTAATTTGATTAGCAAGACTCaccagatatttgaaaaaaaaaattcaacattaatACCAGAGGGACAGGGGGTATGAcggggggagagaaaggagaaaagaggtaCATGGGAAATGCATAAAGAAAACCTTGATAGAAAAAACAAACACCGCATAACACTGCATCCATGAAACAAGAACAGTATGTTATAACAAAGGAACattcaaagaacaaaaaagaaatttctgaaaCTAAAAATCATTATCAggaggaaaactaaaaaattcacaaatacatgGAAACTTAACCAATAAAAATCAATGCATCAAGGAAGAAATTtcaaaggtatttaaaaatttctttagattaaaaaataaataaaaccccaacATATCAAAACATACAGAACGCAATAAATAGATGGTAACAGTGACATTTATAAATAcaaatgcctacattaaaaaataaagatcccactgggcatagtggcacatgcctgtaatcccagcagctagggaggcaccaagcaactcagtgagaccctgtctctaaataaaatacaaaacagggctggggatgtggctcaatggttaattaacactgggttcaatccccagtacccaaaaaataaaGATCTCAAAACCAGTATTGGTGTTTGGACCTAGAATGTTCTCCAAAGTCTTAAGTGTTAAAGACTAGGTCACCAGCCTGTGACATTATTGAGTGGAAACATTAGAAGGTGAAACCCATTGGAAGTAAGTTACATCACTGGGAATATGCCCTTGAAGGCATTCCCTgccatttcctattttttttttttaatattttttagttgttggtggatctttatttattttacggcacttagaatcaaacccagtgcctcacacatgccagacaagtgttccaccactgagctataatcccagactccttctcttcttctttttgtttcccAACCACCATGAGAtcagcagctttgctccaccatgaTTGTTCTTCCTCATTACAGACCCAAGAGGATAGGGCCAAGCAACTACCtttataagtttaatttttttgtcacagtaacagaaaatcAACAGCGAGGAAATTCTCAATATGCTAAGAGTCAGACATGGAAAAATCCAGTTGTCATCACACATAAGGGGAATTTAATAGATATCTGTGTACCCAtattcatagtagcattattcacaataaccaaaagtagaaacaaaatGTGTCCATCAATGTACAAATGGATAAGCAATATGTGGTATATACATtcacaaaaatattattcaaccttaaatatgaatgaaccttgaaaatctGCTAAGGGAAAATACTCCAGACTTAAAAGAACAATTATTATATGAGGTATCTTAGAACACTCAAATTCataaaatagaatggtggttatcagaAGCTGGGGGGGAAGGGGAATGGGAGTTATTTAATGGGTACGGAGCTTTAATGTGAAATAATGAAAGAGTTTTGGAGATAGTGTTTATGGCTGACCAACAATGttaatgtacttaatgccactgaattgtatacttaaaaatggtttaaaTGGTAAACTGTATGTTGTGTATGTTTTACTacacaggaagggaaggaagaaggaaataagGTTAGTTACTGGGCTACTATAATAGGGtatcaatttcaaaatatttgacagAACTAGGTTGGCAAAAATAGTCACTCTGTTCAGATTTGTACTGCCCATGTTAAAAACACACATCTTTCTCATGGTAACAATTCAATCCTAACTGGTTATCCTACAGATACAAATAAACaagtataaaatgatatatacaGTTTTACATGCACACATAATCACACACTCAGGGTATTCACTGCATCACTGcttttaactataaaaaaaaCCTGAGAACAATCCAAAAGCCTATCACAGTAAGGGACTGACTAAGTAAAATATGGTACAATATAATATAATGCTATGCACTAAAAAATGAGacaacaag from Marmota flaviventris isolate mMarFla1 chromosome 18, mMarFla1.hap1, whole genome shotgun sequence includes:
- the Uri1 gene encoding unconventional prefoldin RPB5 interactor 1 isoform X1, with amino-acid sequence MEAPSDSESHASASAAAPLRAPEVARLREEQEKVVTNCQEKIQHWKKVDNDYNALQERLSTLPDKLSYNIMVPFGPFAFMPGKLVHTNEVTVLLGDNWFAKCSAKQAVGLVEHRKEHVRKTIDDLKKVMKNFESRVEFTEDLQKMSDAAGDIVDIREEIKSDFEFKAKQRIAHKPHSKPKTSNIFEANFANEVKSENLLADKELWARLEELERQEELLGELDSKPDAVIANGEDTTSSEEEKEDQNTNVNVIHQETNSLTPSSYHKDVTHSEQFNGQVNSQLNCSVNGSSSCHSNEEYDEDNSDDGYNENDHNALGIGDNSVPTIYFSHTVEPKRVRINTGKNTTLKFSEKKEEAKRKRKNNAGSGHSAQELPTIRTPADIYRVFVDVVNGEYVPRKSILKSRSRENSVCSDTSESSAAEFDDRRGVLRSISCEEATCSDTSESILEEDPQQENHQKKLLPLSGTSEAFSGTVIEKEFLSSLTPHPAIAHPVLPTIPERKEILSEVSEEPAKRVSKFKAARLQQKN
- the Uri1 gene encoding unconventional prefoldin RPB5 interactor 1 isoform X2; the protein is MPGKLVHTNEVTVLLGDNWFAKCSAKQAVGLVEHRKEHVRKTIDDLKKVMKNFESRVEFTEDLQKMSDAAGDIVDIREEIKSDFEFKAKQRIAHKPHSKPKTSNIFEANFANEVKSENLLADKELWARLEELERQEELLGELDSKPDAVIANGEDTTSSEEEKEDQNTNVNVIHQETNSLTPSSYHKDVTHSEQFNGQVNSQLNCSVNGSSSCHSNEEYDEDNSDDGYNENDHNALGIGDNSVPTIYFSHTVEPKRVRINTGKNTTLKFSEKKEEAKRKRKNNAGSGHSAQELPTIRTPADIYRVFVDVVNGEYVPRKSILKSRSRENSVCSDTSESSAAEFDDRRGVLRSISCEEATCSDTSESILEEDPQQENHQKKLLPLSGTSEAFSGTVIEKEFLSSLTPHPAIAHPVLPTIPERKEILSEVSEEPAKRVSKFKAARLQQKN